In the Podospora pseudocomata strain CBS 415.72m chromosome 5, whole genome shotgun sequence genome, one interval contains:
- a CDS encoding hypothetical protein (EggNog:ENOG503PAST), producing MVFICEKDEGAVLTIQNPVLRHRVCDESAALKWVKENRVEMLRRHRKIVEQHGIWVVNKTYTTTRSGVVVMFSNSSTVEIGIGAAVPGMVTLTPLSSWTSGKGDPATEVHDDSNGVVVFRLRAELKPVVGTNAQNGKLFRGGYVEPDSDGFESEKECNGFRILVV from the exons ATGGTGTTCATCTGTGAGAAGGACGAAGGTGCGGTTCTCACGATCCAAAATCCTGTCTTGAGACACCGTGTCTGTGACGAGTCGGCTGCCTTGAAATGGGTCAAAGAGAACAGGGTCGAGATGTTAAGGCGGCACAGGAAGATCGTCGAACAACATGGAATCTGGGTTGTGAACAAGACGTATACCACGACTCGAAGTGGCGTTGTCGTTATGTtctccaactcttccacTGTCGAGATTGGCATCGGGGCTGCGGTTCCGGGCATGGTGACACTGACACCGTTGAGCTCATGGACCTCCGGCAAAGGTGATCCCGCGACAGAGGTTCATGACGACAGCAATGGCGTTGTGGTGTTC CGACTGAGGGCTGAATTGAAACCAGTGGTGGGAACAAATGCCCAAAACGGTAAATTATTCCGTGGAGGTTATGTTGAGCCGGATAGTGATGGATTTGAAAGCGAGAAAGAGTGTAACGGGTTCAGGATACTAGTTGTATAA
- the fma1 gene encoding Methionine aminopeptidase 1 (MEROPS:MER0001342; COG:E; EggNog:ENOG503NUS5): MAEEPPTKKKCLGVDCENEASSLQCPKCLSLGIKDSFFCSQDCFKKNWATHKSMHKTETSIFDPRNLFVPKVVSKPDPDTGYYNPFPTFRFSGPLRPVYPLSPKREVPKSIPHPDYAEDGIPKAGRSLVRANKIEQLNAKEQDGMRKVCRLAREVLDIAAAALRPGITTDEIDEIVHKACIERNSYPSPLNYNHFPKSVCTSVNEVICHGIPDKRVLLDGDIVNLDVTLYHEGFHGDLNETYYVGDRAKADPDTVRVVEAARECLDKAIAMVKPGTLFRDFGNTIEAHAKSKDCSVIRTYVGHGINRIFHCPPNIPHYAKNKAVGECKPGMTFTIEPMIALGKYRDITWPDNWTSTTIDGKKTAQFEHTLLVTETGVEVLTARTPTSPGGPVAMPASS; the protein is encoded by the exons atggccgaaGAACCCCcaacgaagaagaagtgCCTCGGTGTCGACTGCGAAAATGAGGCCAGCTCCCTCCAGTGCCCCAAGTGCTTGAGCTTGGGTATCAAGGACAGCTTCTTCTGCTCGCAGGACTGCTTCAAGAAGAACTGG GCCACACACAAGTCCATGCACAAGACAGAGACCAGTATATTTGACCCCCGAAACTTGTTCGTACCCAAGGTGGTTTCTAAACCCGATCCAGACACCGGCTACTACAACCCATTCCCTACCTTCCGCTTCTCTGGACCCCTCCGACCAGTTTATCCTCTTTCTCCCAAGCGCGAAGTCCCCAAGTCGATACCTCACCCCGATTACGCCGAAGATGGTATTCCCAAGGCTGGCCGATCTCTCGTTAGGGCGAACAAGATTGAGCAGCTCAACGCCAAGGAGCAGGATGGCATGCGCAAGGTCTGCCGTCTGGCCAGAGAAGTTTTGGATATCGCGGCTGCTGCCCTGAGGCcaggcatcaccaccgacgagATTGACGAGATTGTTCACAAGGCCTGCATTGAGCGCAAC TCTTATCCGTCGCCCTTGAACTACAACCACTTCCCCAAGTCTGTGTGCACATCAGTCAACGAGGTTATTTGCCACGGCATTCCCGATAAGCGcgttcttcttgatggcgatATTGTCAACCTTGATGTCACTCTCTACCACGAAGGCTTCCACGGCGATCTCAACGAGACCTACTACGTAGGCGACCGCGCCAAGGCCGATCCTGATACTGTCCGGGTCGTTGAGGCTGCGCGCGAGTGTCTGGACAAGGCGATTGCGATGGTCAAGCCCGGCACTCTCTTCCGCGACTTTGGCAACACGATCGAGGCCCATGCCAAGAGCAAGGACTGCAGCGTTATCCGTACTTATGTTGGCCACGGCATCAACCGCATCTTCCACTGCCCTCCCAACATTCCTCATTAtgccaagaacaaggctgTTGGCGAGTGCAAGCCCGGCATGACCTTCACCATTGAACCCATGATCGCGCTGGGCAAGTATAGGGATATCACTTGGCCCGATAACTGGACCAGCACTACTATTGACGGCAAGAAGACTGCCCAGTTTG AGCACACCCTACTTGTAACGGAGACCGGTGTTGAGGTTTTGACTGCTCGTACACCAACATCGCCTGGCGGGCCAGTCGCCATGCCTGCTTCTTCTTAA
- the ERV14 gene encoding COPII-coated vesicle protein (COG:O; COG:T; COG:U; EggNog:ENOG503P1X6), producing MSGEAWLYLFAVIINAVNLFLQVFFTIMYSDLECDYINPTDLCNRLNTYILPEFAVHAFMTFLFLINGYWVPLILNLPLLAWNIKKILDNTHLLDATEIFRKLNVHKKESFTKLGFHLILFFFYLYSMIVALIRDEAH from the exons ATGTCGGGCGAGGCGTGGCTTTACCTGTTTGCGGTCATTATAAATGCcgtcaacctcttccttcaAGTCTTTTTCACCATCATGTACAGCGATCTGGAATG CGATTACATCAACCCTACCGACCTCTGCAACCGCCTCAACACCTACATCCTTCCCGAGTTTGCCGTCCACGCTTTTATgacctttttgtttttgatcAACGGATATTGGGTGCCTCTGATTTTGAACCTGCCGCTTCTCGCCTGGAACATCAAGAA GATTCTTGACAACACCCATCTTCTGGACGCCACTGAGATCTTCCGCAAGCTTAACGTCCACAAGAAG GAATCGTTTACCAAGCTCGGATTCCATCTCATCCTGTTCTTCTTTTACCTCTACAGCATGATTGTTGCGCTTATCCGGGACGAGGCCCACTAA
- the BNA4 gene encoding kynurenine 3-monooxygenase, mitochondrial precursor (EggNog:ENOG503NUXH; COG:C), with translation MEKKQKIVVIGAGPVGSLAALYAASRGNDVEIYELRGDLRDPSTTPLNFTKSINLALSERGLNAMRHAGQPKLIDHVKAATIPMRGRMIHGKKPNGQLYEEAQDYDIHGRAILAIDRGGLNKRLLDILEEMPNVTFFFNHKLTGADFNKNKAWFEVKDGTSSGEKGQRAREIEIDFDFMIGADGAHSAVRYHLMKYTRMDYEQQYIDTLWCEFQIQPKENPEDDSLMSKFRISPNHLHIWPGKKFMFIAIPSDDGTFTCTLFAPAELYTFLQSDPSGAHIPDFFDTYFPGVTDLIPPAQLISSFHSNPHLPLISIKCKPYHYSSSAVIVGDAAHAMVPFYGQGMNAGLEDVRILFDILDKHARMDEETVDHDPASTRERALDEYSRVRVQDAHAINDLALQNYVEMRASVLSLSYRFRKWLEEQLSVWLPGLGWQTKYSRVSFGNERYSEVVRKSEHQGRVLMRALTGLLFGALGGPLVAVGVVMAVRYRRAVDVGLRAAMGNVDSMVEYMTMNR, from the exons atggagaagaagcagaagattGTGGTGATTGGGGCTGGGCCTGTCGGGTCACTGGCAGCTCTGTATGCTGCTAGCCGTGGAAATGACGTCGAAATCTACGAACTGCGGGGAG ACCTCCGTGACCCGTCGACGACGCCACTAAACTTCACAAAGTCCATCAACTTGGCCCTATCAGAGCGTGGCTTGAATGCTATGCGCCACGCAGGCCAACCAAAGCTCATCGACCACGTCAAAGCTGCCACCATTCCCATGAGAGGCCGCATGATACACGGAAAGAAACCAAATGGTCAACTTTATGAGGAAGCCCAAGACTATGATATCCATGGAAGG GCAATCCTCGCCATTGATCGCGGTGGCCTCAACAAAAGACTGCTCGATATCCTCGAAGAAATGCCCAAcgtcaccttcttcttcaatcACAAGCTTACAGGAGCCgacttcaacaagaacaaggcaTGGTTCGAGGTGAAAGATGGGACTTCATCAGGGGAGAAAGGGCAGCGAGCCCGGGAAATTGAGATCGATTTCGACTTTATGATTGGTGCCGACGGCGCTCACTCGGCAGTCCGATATCACCTTATGAAGTACACACGCATGGACTATGAGCAACAGTACATCGACACGTTGTGGTGCGAGTTTCAAATCCAGCCCAAGGAAAACCCAGAAGATGATAGCTTGATGTCCAAGTTCCGGATATCGCCTAATCATCTGCACATCTGGCCAGGGAAGAAGTTTATGTTTATCGCCATTCCCAGCGAC GACGGCACCTTCACCTGCACCCTCTTCGCCCCCGCCGAATTATACACCTTTCTCCAATCCGACCCCTCGGGCGCCCACATCCCCGACTTTTTCGACACCTACTTCCCCGGCGTCACCGATCTCATCCCCCCCGCCCAattgatctcctccttccactccaacccccacctccccctcatcagcatcaaATGCAAGCCCTACCACTACAGTTCCTCGGCCGTTATCGTAGGCGACGCCGCTCACGCCATGGTCCCCTTTTACGGTCAGGGCATGAACGCCGGTCTGGAAGACGTCCGCATTCTGTTTGACATCCTAGACAAACACGCACGAATGGACGAAGAAACTGTTGATCACGACCCTGCCTCGACACGGGAAAGAGCATTAGATGAGTACTCCCGTGTTAGAGTGCAGGATGCTCACGCGATCAATGATTTGGCACTGCAGAACTATGTGGAGATGAGAGCCTCGGTTTTGAGTTTGAGTTATCGGTTTAGgaagtggctggaggagcagctgaGTGTTTGGTTGCCTGGATTGGGGTGGCAGACGAAGTATTCGAGGGTGAGTTTTGGGAATGAGAGGTATAGTGAGGTTGTGAGGAAGAGTGAGCACCAGGGCAGGGTGCTGATGAGGGCGTTGACGGGGCTGTTGTTTGGGGCTTTGGGGGGGCcgttggtggcggtgggggtggtgatggcggttcGGTATcggagggcggtggatgtggggttgagggcggcGATGGGGAATGTGGATAGTATGGTTGAGTATATGACTATGAATAGGtag